The genomic window GTTGTCATGACGGCTGGAGTCTCAAAACCCGATGAGACAAAGGGGTCGAAATCTCACGAAACCGGAGCGAAGTTGTCTCAGTTGGTGTCTCAACACGCGGACATCGATGGGCTTACCGGCGCGATGATCGTCAAGCTCGCCAACGAGTTCGATATCTCGCGTCCGACGGTCCTCAGATGGCTTCCCAAGCTGGTCAAGGACGGTGCGCTGAAGCATGTCGATCCGAACAAGCGCCCTCTTCGCTACCTTCCCGCAGTTGGTTAGCGCGGTGAACTGTCTCAAAGTCTCATTTGAAGTCTCACTGAAATCTCACTCGAAATCTCAAGTCTCACTGACTGGGGGGTCTTTAGACCCCAGGAGGAATGAGACAACCGCTAAATCTCACGGAATTGGAACTTACTTATGACCACCAACAGCGCACCCAACACCAGCGCCCACTACCTCACCGCCCGAGAGCTGAAGGTGCTGCGCGTTCTCGACGGCCACGGCCCCCAGACGCTCAAAACACTACGTAACCTCACCGGACTACCCAAAGCGGTCATCTGGACGCTCACAAGCGCTCTCAGCGACCTAGGCGACATCGCCGAAGACCGGACGGTCCCACAAAGCCAGGAGACCCAGTACGTCATCACCGACAAGGCCCGTCTGGAGCTACACGCATGATGACGCGCTACTGCAAGCGCCCCAGGGGTCGACGGGACATTCTGGGTCCGTGTCCCGTGTGTGGAGCCCCGGCTGTATTAGTTCGGAGCATGGACCGCTTCTATCACGCCAACGGTTCGGATTGTTCCGCCTGTATCCGCGAGATGGGCATGGTTCCGAACTACCCCAAGCCGGAAGACTTCGCAGCACTAGACGAACGGTACGACGACGAATGATGACGCGCACGGATCAACTACTCCTCCGAGTTCGATCACATGTCCACGGTGAGACTCTGGAAAGCCTGGAAAGAGCAGGATTCACGCCCTGGGAAGTCGAGAGGCAGATCGGATACGGGCATCTCCGAGCCGGCGAGAACGGCCGAATTACCTACGTATACAACGACGAAGACGCATCGTGAAGGCGAAGATAGCCAGCACATGCCCGCTGTGCAACGGTCCGATACGACTCGGACAGGAGATCACCTACTACCTGCTCGACGGTAGATACAAGTGGGTCTGCTGCAGGAAACCCGAAGCGAACGAACCGAAGCCTAGAAGCCGCATGTGGAACGAAGGCAAGTTCGCAGTACCTCGACGAAAGAACGGTAGAAGATCATGACCGACGAAGAACAGCTAGAGATAATCAACCGCAACACCTCCACGCTGCTACTGCACGCGATCGGTTTACAGTCCGAGGAAGTCCGACAACAGATCAGAGATAACCCTGGGATCACCGGACGTATCGAGGGTGAATCGGTCGAGTACTACGCGGGAGATGTGTTGCTGGCGACCGTCGACCGAGAAACGCTTGCCGATCCCGACTTCGACGTCAACAGCGGCCAGTTCGTCACAGCGCCCGACGACATCTCCGAGCTGCTGGACTGAAAGTTTGTAGCTAACCGCGCAGGCCGATAGACTCGGCACCGAACAGAGAACTACCGAGCGAACTGGTTTGGCCGTCCGATTGGATGTGCGCCGGATTGCAGTTAACGCCAGGTGGCAGGCTCATTCGGTGCCGGGTCGATCGACCTGTGGGCACATTCACCAAACCCGAAGTGAGACAACGATGGCCACAAAGCCAGCACTCACGCGGAGTTTCGACGTTCCTTTTGAAGTGCGATCCACCGAGGACGACGGTGACGGTTTGACTATCGAGGGCTACGCAACAGTCTTCGACACCGACACCGAGATCCATTCGTACGAAGGCCACTTCATCGAACGTATCGCTAAATCCGCGTATCCGAAAAATGCAAAGTTTCCGCAGATGCAGTTCAACCACGGGCGCGATGTCCGGGTCGGCGCTGTACCGATCGGTGCGTATACCGAGGTCCGTCCCGACGATCACGGCCTGTTCGTGCGTGGACGACTGTTCGACAACGATCTGGTTCTACCCGTACGCCAAGCTATCGCAGGCGGGGGTATCACCGGAATGTCGATCACCATGAACGTTCTACGCGACACATGGCAGAACAGCCGAGGTAAGTATCTGACGCTGCAAGAAGTCGAAACCGCGCTGTACCACCCAAACGGTGACCCGATCCGACGCACCATTACGTCGCTCTCCGTGAGCGAATGCGGCCCCGTAGTGAGACCCGCGTACGCGACGACATCGGTAGGCGTTCGATCCAACGCACCGCGCACACTCAGCATTTCAGCCGCACGGCGGCAACTACAACTGATCGATTTAGGAAGGTAAGAAGATGAGTAGACGACGTAAGAACACCGCGACAGCGGGCAACAACAACGGCGCAGCCGACACGCTCGGACTCCGTGGACTCAACGGAGACGCTGCCGAGAGCCGCCGCGAGGAATTGCGTTCGGAGCTGGCTAATCTGGTGCACGAAAACGAGACACGCGGCGAACTCGACGAGAACGAGAGTTCCCGATGGGACGAGCTAACCGAGGGTATCGAATTCCTCGACGACCAGGCCGAGCGCTTCGCCGAGGCAGTAGCACTCGTTCACGGTGGGCACTCCGAGGACTCGTCCAAGCGCACTCACGGCCCGTCGACACGCACTGCACCGACCGAGCGTGACGCGGTACTCCGCAACCTCGACGGCGACGTCAAAGCCAAGAACATGACCGAGGACGCCGCAGGCACGGTGGAAAAGCTGCTCGGTGGCGACGAGGGTCGTTCGGTCACTCGGTGGGCTCGTGCAGTCGGAGACCCGGCGTACAGGACCGCATTCGCAAAACTGGCCGTCGATCCCGACCGTGGCCACCTGGAGTGGACCGCAGCCGAGGCGGACGCGTACAGGGCCGTACAGACCGTTTCTCGTGCACTCAACGAGGGCACCGGATCGCAGGGCGGGCACCTCGTGCCGCTGAGTCTCGATCCGTCGATCATTCTGACGTCGGGAGGGTCGGTCAATCCGATCCGTGAGATTGCAAGGAACGTGACGATCACCGGGCAGGCGTGGCGTGGTGTCTCGAGTGCTGGTGTGACCGCTGAGTGGACGCCGGAAGCCACCGAAATGGCCGATGCATCTCCGACACTCGCGAATCCTGTTATCCCCGTGTACAAGCAGGATGCGTTCATCCCATTTTCGTGGGAGGTCGAGCAGGACAGTGCAGGCGATTTTCTGGCCGAGCTACAGGCTCTGTTGGCCGACGGACTCGAACAGCTCACGGCAACCGCGCTCACGACCGGCACAGGCACCAATCAGCCGAGGGGCGTAGTCACCGCGTTGCTCGCCGCAGGTGCACCGTACATCCTCACGCCGGGTACGCCCGAGGTTGTGTCTGCAGCGGACATCTTCCGACTCCAGAGCGCGCTACCGCCGAGGTTCCAGCCGAACGCACAGTGGGCCGTCAATCTCGGTAACCTCAACGTGCTCAGGCAGTTCGAAACCGGAAACGGGGCGTTGAAATTCCCCGAGCTGGCCGACGGGCGTTTGCTCAACCGCAAGATCAACGAAGTATCGAGCCTGGACGATATCAACCCGGCTGTGACCGATACGGCGAATGTTGTTGTGGTCT from Rhodococcus sp. P1Y includes these protein-coding regions:
- a CDS encoding HK97 family phage prohead protease; the protein is MATKPALTRSFDVPFEVRSTEDDGDGLTIEGYATVFDTDTEIHSYEGHFIERIAKSAYPKNAKFPQMQFNHGRDVRVGAVPIGAYTEVRPDDHGLFVRGRLFDNDLVLPVRQAIAGGGITGMSITMNVLRDTWQNSRGKYLTLQEVETALYHPNGDPIRRTITSLSVSECGPVVRPAYATTSVGVRSNAPRTLSISAARRQLQLIDLGR
- a CDS encoding phage major capsid protein, giving the protein MSRRRKNTATAGNNNGAADTLGLRGLNGDAAESRREELRSELANLVHENETRGELDENESSRWDELTEGIEFLDDQAERFAEAVALVHGGHSEDSSKRTHGPSTRTAPTERDAVLRNLDGDVKAKNMTEDAAGTVEKLLGGDEGRSVTRWARAVGDPAYRTAFAKLAVDPDRGHLEWTAAEADAYRAVQTVSRALNEGTGSQGGHLVPLSLDPSIILTSGGSVNPIREIARNVTITGQAWRGVSSAGVTAEWTPEATEMADASPTLANPVIPVYKQDAFIPFSWEVEQDSAGDFLAELQALLADGLEQLTATALTTGTGTNQPRGVVTALLAAGAPYILTPGTPEVVSAADIFRLQSALPPRFQPNAQWAVNLGNLNVLRQFETGNGALKFPELADGRLLNRKINEVSSLDDINPAVTDTANVVVVYGDWSNYVVVNRIGTTLEFIQNLVGPSRRPTGQRGAVMYARVGGDVVNPNGFRALNVATTA